The following proteins are co-located in the Triticum aestivum cultivar Chinese Spring chromosome 1A, IWGSC CS RefSeq v2.1, whole genome shotgun sequence genome:
- the LOC123054779 gene encoding uncharacterized protein, whose amino-acid sequence MSALLPPPHGPRAAGDPKKTDVAGGKLPPCAAGDPKKPAAAGARSAAKLALASFLGVAFLFAVDAFLSGAGADGRLRHQYQHYLGAGPAVGAPPSWPSVPDPTSFAEDVLGGGRAESPPPSWLSVPNPTNFTGDLLARWLTPGGSPCRDARTANISVPALDGAAAAGGVTKLSAAEIHEFTFWALDGTGLRRCLGGDFFEIDLSGEAWKSRPPVVDNGDGSYTFRLQVAPRFAAGEFHLTIVLLFRSFEGLKFSSARFKYRVELRRTPLLFRPGNASLPALETCRAADFARDVWSGRWTRLARNDRCEDVDDGGRYRCLEPEHPCEAPWCDGPLGALESNGWVYSAHCSFKLFTADAAWRCLDGKWLFFWGDSNHVDTIRNLLTFVLGVEDTSAVTRRFDAVFTNPSGEPGTLRITSIFNGHWNMSMNYLGLHSLRHKGFRQLVRSYFAGDDRVPDVVILNSGLHDGCYWSSVRAYVQATEYAAQFWAGVMAKVRLRGLAVPRVFYRTTVATGGYARDLAFNPNKMELFNGVLVEKMRQHGVLTGGVIDNFDMTFPWHYDNRCNDGVHYGRAPAKLVWRDGKIGHQYFVDLMLGHVLLNAICNG is encoded by the coding sequence ATGTCGGCGCTCCTCCCGCCGCCCCACGGGCCGCGCGCCGCCGGGGACCCCAAGAAGACCGACGTCGCGGGGGGCAAGCTGCCCCCCTGCGCCGCCGGGGACCCCAagaagcccgccgccgccggcgcccgctccgccgccaagCTCGCGCTCGCCTCCTTCCTCGGCGTCGCCTTCCTCTTCGCCGTCGACGCCTTCCTCTCCGGCGCTGGCGCCGACGGCCGGCTGCGCCACCAGTACCAGCATTACCTCGGCGCCGGCCCCGCCGTGGGCGCCCCGCCTTCCTGGCCCTCCGTGCCCGACCCCACCAGCTTCGCCGAGGACGTCCTCGGCGGCGGCCGCGCCGAGAGCCCCCCGCCCTCCTGGCTCTCCGTGCCCAACCCCACCAACTTCACGGGCGACCTCCTTGCCCGCTGGCTCACGCCCGGGGGCTCGCCGTGCCGCGACGCCCGCACGGCCAACATCTCCGTCCCGGCCCTTGACGGCGCCGCGGCGGCGGGGGGCGTCACCAAGCTGAGCGCCGCCGAGATTCACGAGTTCACGTTCTGGGCGCTCGACGGCACCGGCCTGCGGCGCTGCCTCGGCGGGGACTTCTTCGAGATTGATCTCTCCGGGGAGGCGTGGAAGTCGCGGCCCCCCGTGGTGGACAACGGCGACGGCTCCTACACTTTCCGCCTCCAGGTTGCGCCCCGCTTCGCCGCGGGGGAGTTCcacctcaccatcgtcctcctcttCCGCAGCTTCGAGGGCCTCAAGTTCTCCTCCGCCAGGTTCAAGTACCGCGTCGAGCTCCGCCGCACTCCTCTACTCTTCCGGCCGGGCAACGCGTCGCTCCCCGCACTGGAGACCTGCCGGGCCGCCGACTTCGCGCGCGACGTCTGGTCCGGCCGGTGGACGCGGCTCGCCAGGAACGACAGGTGCGAGGATGTGGACGACGGCGGCCGCTACCGGTGCCTGGAGCCGGAGCACCCGTGCGAGGCACCGTGGTGCGACGGACCACTGGGCGCGCTGGAGAGCAACGGATGGGTCTACTCGGCGCACTGCTCGTTCAAGCTCTTCACCGCCGACGCTGCGTGGCGGTGCCTTGACGGCAAGTGGCTCTTCTTCTGGGGCGATTCCAACCATGTCGACACCATCCGGAACCTCCTGACCTTTGTTCTTGGCGTTGAGGACACATCCGCAGTGACACGCCGCTTCGACGCCGTGTTCACCAATCCCAGCGGCGAGCCGGGCACCCTGCGGATCACAAGCATCTTCAACGGCCATTGGAACATGAGCATGAACTATCTCGGCCTGCATTCCCTCCGGCACAAGGGGTTCCGGCAGCTTGTCCGGTCATACTTTGCGGGCGATGATCGTGTCCCCGATGTTGTCATCCTGAACTCTGGCCTCCATGATGGGTGCTACTGGAGCAGTGTCCGCGCTTACGTTCAGGCCACCGAGTATGCCGCGCAGTTCTGGGCCGGCGTAATGGCTAAGGTGCGGTTGCGTGGGCTTGCCGTGCCAAGGGTGTTCTACCGGACGACGGTCGCGACTGGCGGGTATGCTCGGGACCTGGCATTCAATCCAAACAAGATGGAGCTATTCAATGGCGTGCTCGTGGAGAAGATGAGGCAGCATGGCGTGCTCACAGGCGGGGTGATAGACAACTTCGACATGACGTTCCCATGGCACTACGACAACCGTTGCAACGACGGCGTGCACTACGGGCGTGCACCGGCAAAGTTGGTATGGCGGGACGGCAAGATCGGCCACCAGTACTTCGTGGACCTCATGCTGGGGCATGTGCTCCTCAATGCCATCTGCAATGGATGA